One Hydrogenoanaerobacterium saccharovorans DNA segment encodes these proteins:
- the rplO gene encoding 50S ribosomal protein L15, giving the protein MKLHELSAVPGANKECYRKGRGAGSGNGKTAGKGHKGQNARSGGGVRPGFEGGQMPLQRRVPKRGFVNIFATKYATINVSDLNKFEDGAVVDAQAIVAAGLLKKTLDGVKVLGNGELTKKLTVKVAAFSASAKQKIEQAGGLAEVK; this is encoded by the coding sequence ATGAAATTGCATGAACTTTCCGCGGTTCCAGGCGCTAACAAAGAATGCTACCGTAAAGGTAGAGGCGCTGGTTCCGGTAATGGCAAAACAGCTGGTAAAGGCCACAAAGGCCAAAACGCGCGTTCAGGCGGCGGTGTAAGACCGGGCTTTGAAGGCGGACAAATGCCGCTGCAAAGACGTGTTCCGAAAAGAGGATTCGTCAACATTTTTGCTACAAAGTATGCTACAATTAACGTTTCAGATTTAAACAAGTTTGAAGACGGTGCTGTTGTAGATGCACAGGCGATTGTTGCAGCTGGGCTATTGAAGAAGACTCTGGATGGCGTTAAAGTACTGGGCAACGGCGAGTTGACCAAAAAACTCACCGTCAAAGTGGCTGCCTTCTCCGCTTCTGCAAAGCAGAAAATTGAGCAGGCAGGCGGATTGGCGGAGGTGAAATAG
- the rpsQ gene encoding 30S ribosomal protein S17 encodes MERNLRKTRVGKVVSDKMDKTVVIAIADNVKHPLYKKIIRRTVKLKAHDENNTCGIGDRVLVMETRPISKDKRWRVVEVIEKAK; translated from the coding sequence TTGGAGAGAAACCTGAGAAAAACTAGGGTTGGTAAAGTTGTCAGCGATAAAATGGACAAAACAGTTGTCATTGCAATTGCAGATAACGTAAAGCACCCCCTTTACAAGAAAATCATAAGAAGAACCGTTAAGTTGAAGGCTCATGACGAGAACAACACTTGCGGAATAGGCGATAGAGTTCTGGTTATGGAGACACGTCCCATCTCGAAAGACAAAAGATGGAGAGTTGTAGAAGTAATCGAGAAGGCTAAGTAA
- the rplX gene encoding 50S ribosomal protein L24 has product MNKVHVKKGDTVVVLSGKDKGKKGKVLEVSPREEKVIIEGINMVSKHVKPRKMGEPGGIVKAEAPMYACKVMLVCPKCGKPTRLAHKIMADGSKLRACKNEKCGETF; this is encoded by the coding sequence GTGAATAAAGTTCACGTCAAAAAGGGCGACACAGTCGTCGTTTTGTCTGGTAAAGACAAAGGCAAAAAGGGCAAGGTTCTTGAAGTAAGCCCGCGTGAGGAAAAAGTCATCATTGAAGGTATCAACATGGTTTCAAAACATGTTAAACCTCGTAAGATGGGTGAACCCGGCGGTATTGTCAAGGCTGAAGCACCTATGTATGCCTGCAAAGTAATGCTTGTTTGCCCAAAATGCGGCAAACCGACAAGACTTGCTCATAAAATCATGGCTGATGGATCCAAACTGCGCGCATGCAAAAACGAAAAATGCGGCGAAACATTCTAA
- a CDS encoding type Z 30S ribosomal protein S14: MAKKSMKVKQQLAPKFSTRAYNRCKICGRPHAYIRKFGICRICFRELAYKGQIPGVRKASW; encoded by the coding sequence GTGGCTAAGAAGTCAATGAAAGTTAAACAACAGTTGGCACCTAAATTCTCCACTCGCGCTTATAACAGATGTAAAATTTGCGGCAGACCCCATGCTTATATCCGCAAATTCGGCATTTGCCGTATCTGCTTCAGGGAACTTGCCTACAAAGGCCAGATCCCCGGCGTGAGAAAAGCTAGCTGGTAA
- the rpmD gene encoding 50S ribosomal protein L30, whose protein sequence is MALKIKLVKSFIGRKDDQIATANSMGLRVIGDQTIQPDNESTRGKIAKISHLIEVTEE, encoded by the coding sequence ATGGCGCTTAAAATTAAACTGGTTAAGAGTTTTATTGGAAGAAAAGACGACCAGATTGCAACCGCAAATTCAATGGGGCTCCGTGTGATCGGTGACCAGACTATCCAACCGGATAATGAATCCACAAGGGGTAAAATCGCAAAAATTTCCCACCTCATTGAGGTAACCGAAGAGTAA
- the rplN gene encoding 50S ribosomal protein L14: protein MIQMQTYLKVADNTGAKELMCIRVLGGTRRRYANIGDVVVASVKKAAPGGVVKKGDVVKAVIVRSAKGLGRDDGTYIRFDENAAVIIKEDKNPKGTRIFGPVARELRDKDYLKILSLAPEVL, encoded by the coding sequence GTGATTCAGATGCAGACCTATCTTAAGGTAGCCGATAACACCGGTGCAAAGGAACTTATGTGTATTCGTGTACTGGGAGGCACCCGTAGAAGATACGCCAACATCGGCGACGTTGTTGTTGCTTCCGTTAAAAAAGCAGCACCCGGCGGCGTTGTGAAAAAAGGCGACGTAGTAAAAGCTGTCATTGTTCGTTCTGCTAAAGGACTGGGTCGTGACGATGGAACATACATCCGTTTCGACGAGAATGCAGCAGTTATTATCAAGGAAGATAAAAACCCGAAGGGCACACGTATTTTTGGCCCGGTAGCGAGGGAACTCCGTGATAAGGATTACCTCAAGATATTAAGCCTCGCACCCGAGGTGCTCTAA
- the rpmC gene encoding 50S ribosomal protein L29, translated as MKATEIREMSAAELNQKLTDLKAELFNLRFQHAINQLDNPMRIKAVKKDIARIKTVMHALELKNVQ; from the coding sequence ATGAAGGCCACCGAGATTCGCGAAATGTCCGCTGCAGAGCTCAATCAAAAGCTTACTGACCTCAAGGCCGAGCTTTTCAATCTGCGCTTCCAGCACGCTATCAACCAGCTCGATAACCCGATGCGCATCAAGGCCGTGAAAAAAGACATTGCTCGCATCAAAACGGTTATGCACGCGTTGGAACTGAAAAACGTGCAGTAA
- the rplE gene encoding 50S ribosomal protein L5 — translation MARLKDFYANEVAPAMMKKFGYKSVMQIPKLEKIVVNVGCGEARDNQKMIDAIITDLQAITGQRPVVCKAKKSVANFKLREGQNIGAKVTLRNGNMYEFLDRLFNVALPRVRDFRGINANGFDGRGNYNMGLREQLIFPEIEYDKIDKVRGMDICFVTTANTDEEARELLTLMGAPFAK, via the coding sequence ATGGCTAGATTGAAAGACTTTTATGCAAATGAAGTAGCCCCGGCAATGATGAAAAAATTTGGCTACAAAAGTGTCATGCAGATTCCGAAACTCGAGAAAATCGTTGTTAACGTAGGTTGCGGCGAGGCGAGAGATAATCAGAAAATGATTGACGCTATCATCACCGATTTGCAAGCAATTACCGGTCAAAGACCTGTAGTTTGCAAAGCTAAAAAATCGGTTGCAAACTTTAAGCTCCGTGAAGGACAAAACATCGGTGCGAAGGTTACCCTTCGTAACGGTAACATGTATGAGTTTCTCGACAGACTTTTCAACGTGGCTCTGCCCCGTGTAAGAGACTTTCGCGGAATTAATGCCAACGGCTTTGACGGCCGCGGCAACTACAACATGGGTCTGCGTGAGCAATTGATTTTCCCTGAGATCGAGTATGACAAGATCGACAAGGTACGCGGTATGGACATCTGTTTTGTAACCACCGCAAACACGGACGAAGAAGCTCGTGAGTTACTCACATTAATGGGCGCTCCGTTCGCTAAATAA
- the rpsH gene encoding 30S ribosomal protein S8 — protein MHITDTIADLLTRIRNASSAKHDTVDIPASNMKKSIVQILLDEGYIKAYTVIEDGKQGIIRVTLKYGPNKSQIITGLRRVSKPGLRIYTNCEDMPKVMKGLGIAILSTSKGIMTDKNARKENVGGEVLAFIW, from the coding sequence ATGCATATCACCGATACAATTGCAGATTTGCTGACTCGAATCAGAAATGCAAGTTCTGCAAAACATGATACGGTTGATATTCCGGCGTCTAATATGAAAAAGTCAATCGTACAGATTCTGTTGGATGAAGGTTATATCAAGGCTTACACTGTCATTGAAGACGGTAAGCAGGGTATCATCCGTGTTACATTGAAATACGGACCAAACAAATCACAGATTATCACCGGGCTGCGTCGTGTTTCTAAACCGGGCCTGCGTATTTACACCAATTGTGAAGATATGCCGAAGGTAATGAAGGGGCTGGGTATTGCTATCCTCTCTACTTCAAAAGGAATCATGACAGACAAAAATGCTAGAAAAGAGAATGTAGGCGGCGAAGTCCTTGCATTCATTTGGTAA
- the rplR gene encoding 50S ribosomal protein L18, with protein MVKKPDSNKARLKRHYRVRNKISGSAECPRLNVFRSAKHIYAQLIDDVSGVTLAAASTVDKGFEGFGGNKEAAHKVGVAIAERALAKGIKDVVFDRSGYIYHGRVKDLAEGAREGGLNF; from the coding sequence ATGGTGAAAAAGCCTGATAGTAACAAGGCAAGGCTTAAGAGACACTACAGAGTCCGCAACAAAATCAGCGGATCGGCTGAGTGCCCGCGCCTTAATGTATTCCGCTCCGCCAAACACATCTACGCCCAACTGATTGACGATGTCAGCGGTGTAACGCTTGCAGCAGCATCCACAGTGGATAAGGGCTTCGAAGGTTTCGGCGGTAATAAGGAAGCTGCTCACAAAGTAGGAGTGGCAATTGCAGAACGTGCTCTGGCAAAAGGCATCAAAGATGTGGTTTTTGATCGCAGTGGTTATATCTACCACGGCCGTGTCAAAGACCTGGCAGAAGGTGCACGCGAAGGCGGACTCAATTTCTAA
- the rplF gene encoding 50S ribosomal protein L6: MSRIGRKPITVPAGVDIKIDGNTVTAKGPKGSLTESFHKDMAITLEGGEIIVSRPSEDKLHKSLHGLTRTLVANMVEGVTNGFKKELEINGVGYRAAKAGKRVTLILGFSHQVFVDDTDEITVDVPAPNKLIVSGMDKQKVGQFAAEIRELRPPEPYKGKGIKYVNEVIIRKEGKAGKGKK; the protein is encoded by the coding sequence ATGTCTCGTATAGGTAGAAAACCCATTACGGTACCTGCCGGTGTAGATATTAAAATCGACGGCAACACCGTAACAGCAAAAGGACCAAAAGGCTCTTTGACGGAATCCTTTCACAAGGATATGGCAATCACACTTGAAGGCGGAGAGATTATCGTTTCTCGTCCGTCCGAGGACAAATTGCACAAAAGCCTGCATGGTTTAACCCGTACACTCGTTGCCAATATGGTTGAGGGTGTTACAAACGGTTTTAAAAAAGAACTCGAGATTAACGGTGTTGGTTACCGTGCCGCTAAAGCTGGCAAAAGAGTAACCCTGATTCTCGGCTTCTCTCACCAGGTATTCGTTGATGATACGGATGAGATCACCGTAGATGTTCCTGCACCAAACAAACTGATTGTTTCCGGCATGGATAAACAAAAAGTTGGACAGTTTGCTGCGGAAATTCGTGAGCTGCGTCCGCCCGAGCCGTACAAGGGCAAAGGTATCAAGTATGTTAACGAGGTTATTATCCGTAAAGAGGGTAAAGCTGGTAAAGGCAAGAAGTAA
- the rpsE gene encoding 30S ribosomal protein S5: MARIDASTLDLQERVVSINRVSKTVKGGRIFKFAALVVVGDGNGTVGFGLGKASEVPDAIRKGIEDAKKNLIKISLKGTTIPHEVIGVFGAGRVLMKPAPEGTGVIAGGPVRAVLETAGIRDIRTKCLRSNNPCNVVNATINGLASLRSLEQVAAIRGKTAQEILG; this comes from the coding sequence TTGGCAAGAATAGATGCTTCTACACTCGATCTTCAGGAGAGAGTTGTGTCCATTAACCGTGTTTCCAAAACGGTTAAAGGTGGACGTATATTCAAGTTCGCAGCGCTTGTCGTTGTAGGTGACGGTAACGGCACTGTAGGATTTGGATTAGGAAAAGCTTCTGAGGTTCCCGATGCTATCCGCAAAGGAATTGAGGACGCTAAGAAAAACTTAATCAAAATTTCGCTAAAAGGCACTACAATTCCGCATGAGGTAATTGGTGTGTTTGGCGCTGGCAGAGTTTTGATGAAACCGGCTCCAGAAGGTACCGGCGTTATCGCCGGCGGCCCTGTACGTGCGGTTCTTGAAACAGCCGGCATCCGCGACATTCGTACAAAATGTCTGCGCTCCAACAACCCTTGCAATGTTGTAAATGCTACTATCAACGGGCTTGCTTCACTTCGCAGTCTTGAGCAAGTTGCAGCAATCCGTGGTAAAACAGCGCAAGAAATCTTAGGATAG